The Zingiber officinale cultivar Zhangliang chromosome 9A, Zo_v1.1, whole genome shotgun sequence genome window below encodes:
- the LOC122018985 gene encoding nipped-B-like protein B produces MMTNAATAAAASSRRSKKDFDGERRSKRKAKAKSGKRRRLRDESDSSPSSGTDEDPRPRRTRAKKSERRKRAPRNASTKLKRSKKRVSRKKRYRSLSPSSGYSSRSCSTCRSSSSGSSSVSRSPPPKARLKERSRSRGRGRDGESERGRSRRRRRRTTSNDGIRKSRNRSRSFSTCAGSWNSGPSGCRSSKKYEEMEGQMQLRSKSPVEDGREVVEVSGNDVVSDGIIQAYDDFDRYDGRRSDNDQEFHGSHERDDWAYAMDNQLVGGTVAEKHTVGNAGVGKDDFAPKEGEDNSGTESVNLESQLRQKALENFKKFQRSLSGNTRSPGHQEDEAKQSQCHNEAQTDLANTRILEWQQSIIKGEVWPSKCRVRSVVILPDEEDTSGLALRQPYSNENSGEVNNSGLDINEGQKNVVQLKRIIETSNEASLVQLKKIKETSNEASLNTSPMKEKQEKNINASSLNSITKDADMNQPSGQPTLLLSSQQNFDSGNENKEDTGSQFQQKTFSRMHEGEVVEVSYKVYIPKRAPALARRQLER; encoded by the exons ATGATGACGAACGCCGCCACCGCGGCCGCCGCTTCCTCCAGACGCTCCAAGAAGGACTTCGATGGCGAG CGTCGGAGCAAGAGGAAGGCGAAGGCCAAGTCTGGAAAGCGTCGCCGTCTGCGCGACGAATCAGATTCATCTCCCTCCTCCGGGACCGACGAGGATCCCCGGCCCCGGCGCACGCGGGCGAAGAAGTCGGAGAGGCGCAAGAGGGCGCCAAGGAATGCTAGCACTAAGTTGAAGAGGAGCAAGAAGAGGGTGTCCCGAAAGAAGCGGTACCGCAGCCTTAGCCCCTCGAGCGGTTACTCCAGCCGTAGTTGCTCCACCTGCCGCAGCAGTTCGTCCGGCAGCAGTAGCGTCTCGAGGAGCCCTCCCCCCAAGGCCCGGCTGAAGGAGAGAAGTAGGTCTCGAGGAAGAGGGAGGGATGGGGAGTCAGAGAGAGGTAGAAGtcggcggcggaggaggaggacgacCAGCAATGATGGCATTCGGAAGAGTAGGAATCGGTCGCGGAGTTTCTCTACTTGTGCAGGAAGTTGGAATAGCGGTCCTAGCGGCTGCCGAAGTAGCAAGAAGTATGAGGAGATGGAAGGGCAGATGCAACTTCGATCAAAGTCGCCTGTGGAAGATGGAAGAGAGGTGGTGGAAGTCAGTGGGAATGATGTGGTCAGTGATGGAATTATCCAAGCTTATGATGATTTTGATAGGTATGATGGGCGCAGGTCAGACAATGATCAAGAATTCCATGGGAGCCATGAAAGGGATGATTGGGCTTATGCAATGGACAACCAATTGGTAGGCGGTACTGTCGCCGAGAAGCATACAGTTGGTAATGCTGGTGTTGGGAAAGATGATTTTGCGCCGAAGGAGGGTGAGGACAACTCAGGCACGGAGTCGGTCAATTTGGAATCCCAGTTAAGACAAAAGGCATTGGAAAACTTTAAGAAGTTCCAACGAAGCCTTTCAGGAAACACTAGATCTCCTGGTCATCAGGAAGATGAAGCCAAGCAAAGTCAATGTCACAATGAAGCTCAAACTGATTTGGCAAACACGAGAATTCTTGAATGGCAACAAAGcatcatcaaaggagaagtcTGGCCATCTAAATGTAGAGTTAGATCCGTTGTCATACTCCCTGATGAGGAAGATACTTCAGGGCTTGCACTTAGGCAACCATATTCCAATGAAAATTCTGGAGAAGTAAATAATTCAGGCCTTGACATCAACGAAGGCCAGAAAAATGTGGTGCAGTTGAAGAGAATAATTGAGACCTCAAATGAAGCTTCTTTGGTGCAattgaagaaaataaaagaaacctCAAATGAAGCTTCTCTAAATACATCACCAATGAAAGAGAAACAAGAGAAGAACATAAATGCATCATCTTTGAATAGCATCACAAAAGATGCTGACATGAATCAGCCGAGTGGGCAACCAACCTTGTTATTATCTTCTCAGCAGAACTTTGatagtggaaatgagaacaaagAGGACACTGGGTCTCAGTTCCAACAAAAGACATTCTCTAGAATGCATGAGGGAGAAGTGGTTGAG GTGAGTTACAAGGTTTACATACCCAAAAGAGCCCCTGCATTGGCACGCAGGCAGCTAGAACGATGA